In Candidatus Krumholzibacteriia bacterium, one DNA window encodes the following:
- a CDS encoding metallophosphoesterase → MRPLRFLQLGDVHFGAPMRGGRLRLDAEAARTRARERRAAFARAFEVVIERELDGVLVPGDLFDDESIDTDTLRFVAHTMQSIAPRPVFVAPGNHDPYGGASPYRTVGQEDARGVRWPDNVHVFAHADFRTVAWPGRDDVHVTGSGVATNSPDATRVLRERVAREGDGLHLLLFHGSRDDGHFLQPEKATHPFSREELLAQDFDWVALGHYHQRDVILDDGGRARAAYGGCLIAGGLDECGARGALVVDLDPGSTHVEALPLDPRQIHAVDLDITGAEFTEELRARLDRALESAGVRAQDLVHVRVLGRRARGLDLRALDRHAADTFHLRIDASRVRAAVDPAEFPSLEDAVTTEERFVATLRDDPPRDVPADRVHRALLYGLDALEHGRLDARYEE, encoded by the coding sequence GTGCGACCGCTTCGATTCCTGCAGCTCGGCGACGTGCACTTCGGTGCACCGATGCGCGGCGGGCGACTGCGCCTCGATGCCGAGGCGGCGCGCACGCGCGCGCGCGAACGTCGGGCCGCCTTCGCGCGCGCCTTCGAAGTCGTGATCGAACGCGAACTCGACGGCGTGCTCGTCCCCGGCGACCTGTTCGACGACGAATCCATCGACACCGACACGCTGCGTTTCGTCGCACACACCATGCAGAGCATCGCCCCGCGTCCGGTCTTCGTGGCCCCCGGCAACCACGATCCCTACGGCGGGGCATCGCCGTATCGCACGGTGGGACAGGAAGATGCGCGTGGGGTGCGGTGGCCCGACAACGTGCACGTGTTCGCCCACGCCGATTTCCGGACCGTTGCCTGGCCGGGGCGCGACGACGTCCACGTCACCGGAAGCGGTGTGGCCACCAACTCTCCCGACGCGACACGAGTGCTGCGCGAACGTGTCGCGCGGGAGGGCGACGGACTCCACCTGCTCCTCTTCCACGGCAGTCGCGACGACGGTCACTTCCTGCAGCCCGAGAAGGCCACGCACCCCTTCTCGCGCGAGGAATTGCTGGCCCAGGACTTCGACTGGGTCGCTCTGGGCCACTACCACCAGCGCGACGTGATCCTCGACGATGGCGGTCGCGCCCGGGCGGCCTACGGTGGGTGCCTGATCGCCGGTGGGCTCGACGAGTGCGGCGCTCGCGGTGCGCTCGTGGTGGACCTCGATCCCGGATCGACACACGTCGAAGCGCTGCCGCTCGATCCGCGGCAGATCCACGCGGTCGATCTCGACATCACCGGCGCGGAGTTCACCGAGGAACTCCGCGCACGCCTCGATCGCGCCCTCGAGAGCGCAGGTGTTCGCGCCCAGGACCTGGTGCACGTCCGCGTCCTCGGTCGGCGCGCGCGGGGGCTGGACCTGCGCGCTCTCGACCGCCACGCCGCCGACACCTTCCACCTGCGGATCGACGCGTCACGCGTCCGGGCGGCGGTCGACCCTGCCGAGTTCCCCTCGCTCGAGGACGCCGTGACCACCGAGGAGCGCTTCGTCGCGACCCTGCGCGACGACCCCCCGCGAGACGTCCCTGCGGATCGGGTGCACCGCGCATTGCTCTACGGACTCGACGCGCTCGAGCACGGCCGGCTCGACGCGCGGTACGAGGAGTGA